A window from Mangifera indica cultivar Alphonso chromosome 2, CATAS_Mindica_2.1, whole genome shotgun sequence encodes these proteins:
- the LOC123209703 gene encoding aspartic proteinase CDR1-like: MEPVWSSRFFFCYAISILSLSIVCLEAKRVGFSVELIHRDSPKSPFYNPKLTPYEKVFNALRRSFNNVNQFNPNASQADIIADRGSYLMNISIGSPPFPILAIADTGSDLIWTQCKPCTECFSQKAPLFDPSKSSTFKKLSCSSNQCNDLERSSCSDDQTCLYSISYGDSSFSNGDLAIDTVTLGSTSGSPVPLTEIVIGCGHQNAGTFDDKTSGIVGLGGGEVSLVKQLGDSIGGKFSYCLIPLSSSLSKNNTSSKLNFGSNGVVSGSGVVSTPLISKGTFYYLTLEAISVGNKRISFVDSSSSEGNIIIDSGTTLTYLPEFLNSKLISAVSDAIDAKPVNDPSGLLDLCYIFRPDFEVPEITAHFSGADVKLSPLNTFVRISEELVCFTFKGAQDVSIYGNLAQTNFLVGYDTEKNTVSFKRADCAKA; encoded by the coding sequence ATGGAACCCGTTTGGAGTAGTCGCTTTTTCTTCTGTTATGCAATTTCAATATTATCACTCTCTATTGTTTGTCTAGAAGCAAAGAGAGTAGGATTTAGTGTTGAACTAATTCATCGTGACTCCCCAAAGTCTCCCTTTTACAACCCTAAACTTACTCCCTATGAAAAAGTCTTCAATGCCTTGCGTCGTTCTTTCAATAATGTCAACCAATTCAACCCAAATGCATCACAAGCTGATATAATCGCCGACAGGGGTTCCTATCTTATGAATATTTCAATTGGTTCCCCACCTTTCCCGATTCTGGCCATTGCCGATACTGGTAGTGATCTTATATGGACACAATGCAAACCTTGCACTGAGTGTTTCTCCCAAAAAGCTCCTCTTTTCGACCCCAGCAAATCCTCTACTTTCAAAAAACTTTCTTGCTCCTCAAACCAATGTAATGACCTTGAGCGTTCCTCTTGCTCCGACGACCAAACTTGCCTATATTCTATCTCTTATGGTGACAGTTCCTTCTCAAATGGCGATCTTGCTATCGATACTGTTACTTTGGGCTCAACGTCTGGAAGTCCTGTCCCTCTGACTGAAATCGTCATCGGTTGTGGACACCAAAATGCTGGTACTTTTGATGATAAAACATCTGGCATAGTCGGCCTTGGAGGCGGTGAGGTTTCTCTTGTTAAACAATTGGGTGATTCAATCGGTGGCAAATTCTCTTACTGTTTGATTCCATTGTCATCCTCATTATCAAAGAATAATACTTCAAGCAAACTTAATTTTGGTAGCAATGGAGTTGTTTCAGGTTCCGGTGTTGTTTCAACTCCTTTGATTTCTAAAGGCACTTTCTACTATCTCACACTTGAAGCAATCAGTGTAGGCAACAAAAGAATTAGCTTTGTTGATTCTTCATCTTCAGAGggtaatattataattgattcaGGGACTACATTGACCTATTTGCCGGAGTTCCTTAACTCTAAATTGATCTCAGCTGTGTCAGATGCCATTGATGCTAAACCTGTAAACGACCCTAGCGGCCTACTCGATTTGTGCTACATTTTTAGACCTGATTTTGAAGTTCCAGAGATTACAGCACATTTTAGTGGGGCGGATGTGAAGTTGAGTCCTTTGAATACATTCGTCAGGATTAGTGAGGAGCTTGTTTGTTTCACGTTTAAGGGTGCGCAAGACGTCTCAATTTACGGTAACTTGGCGCAGACCAATTTCTTGGTTGGGTATGATACAGAGAAAAACACTGTATCTTTTAAACGAGCTGATTGCGCCAAGGCTTGA